tttcttctgcagtgcTCTACACTGGATAAAGATTTGTGGGTCTTACATTTTCCTATTGAACTCTTTTTGTGTACTGGTTGCTTTACTATGCTCTGCATAATCTTCAATGAATTCCCATTCAAGACGCACTCTTCACTACGTatgtatatacagctatggactaaagtttttcatcaccctatagaataaaaaaaaaaattgtttcataaaAGGTGAGcaaaaccttctgaataatgttacgtaatcatactgaattacatatcactttgtagttttccatatacttaatgaaaaactgactacatgaaatgtcacattttgaaattaaacatgaaatattgtgctactagtatggcttccagTAACTTTTACGACAtgattttatagtttctttgattacaagataAAAATTATGAAATCTTAAAAATAGATCCACACACAGTTGAGCTGGGCAGAGAGAGGATGCTGTACAGgacagttttttttggtttttaaaattgtgtctcaatcctaaaattcaaggtgatccaaagcctttggccatagctggacCTCAGATATGTTTACCATTTTGCCAACAAAAACAATATACTTGATGAGCTGAGTACAACGTCAGCACACCTCAGCTTAGCAATATTTACAATGCCAAAATACTGCAAGGGTGTTTTTTCTTATGGCGTTTGCCTTGTTTTAAGTTCTACGTTGGGGAAAATTACCTCATGGCCTGGACTAAATCCACTCCTAAGGAACTTGATGGGTTTATTACAGCACTGCCAAACAAACACCAAGgaatttctttttattaaaacttaaacACAAATGTAATTAACAGATGATTAGGTTCTTTGTGACTGATGTGCTGGAATGCATAATGATTTTGTCTCTCCCTTCTTATATGGCCCCTGTAATAATTGCGAGCTCCCGCAACCCCAACTCCTCAATTGGAATAGTAAGCCATACTATTAAACTATTCTGAATCccaaacattataaaaagaaaagcatgctGAAACTCAAAACCAATTAAACTGCCCTCTGTGGATTTAAATGTTCAATTATTATTGGAAACAGAAGCCAATGGATAAGCCAAACAGGTGTGATTGGCTAGCCCTTCCCATGACTACTCAGAGAGCTACATTTTATGGCTTTGGCACGGAAGGGTCAAAATAAGCTGATGATCAGCCTTGGTTTATACATTATACCACCCCAGCCCCTTTTCCACTTCAcatgcaaaaatgaaaaacagttgtGTATAGCTTCAACATCTACATGGATTAGGCTTACCTGTGCAGTGAAAAAGGCTGGTGTCAGAGACCCTGAGGGAAGTGCGGGACTGTTGAGGGCAATTGAGCCGATATCAGTGCCTGAGAATAATAAAGAGGAGGCTGAGATCTCCAGGCCTTTGGGTTTCTTGGCCTTTGGGAGAAGGCCGTTGCTATTCCTCTTCTCAAACAGTTGAGGGGACCTGGCCTTGTGGCTGGCAGAAAGGTTCAGAGGCTGGGAAGACAGTTCCAAGTCATCTGCCTCCGGGTTGGGGCTCCTGTTTCCTGACAGGAAAGAAGaactgggggagggggagggagagaagtTTGTGGCCTGAGCCGACATCAAAGTTGGGGAAGCTTTGGCAGAGGCAGAGGATGTCAAGAAAGCCGCAGAAGCCACGGCCTCAGCTGACACAGAAGGAGAGGATGGCATGGAAACCACCGGCAACGTCACATGCTTCTCTGGTTTGTTTGTTACAAAGCGGATTACAGTCCGCGTCTCGTCCCCCTGCAGCTTGTCATCCGATTTCCTATCTTGCTTCtccatttttattgatttgaaaaccTCGGCCTGGTTCTGTAGTGAGTTGATTGTGAAGGAGGAGTAGAGACCTGAGTGGATATAGTCGTTGCGGTCGGTATTTCTCAAGGCCGACAGGGTTTGCTGCTCTTTGGTCTCCAGACTCAGAGAATCACTGTCCTGTAACAGCATGCTCTCTCTGCCCAGCTCCACTGTGTGCGGGTCCATTTTTAAGATTTCAGGGAATGAGACAAACTTGTATACAAACTTTTGTCCGATCACCTTTTTGATAATGTTCTGCAAAGAAAGTACAtttaatttggtttaaaaaaaaaaaaatgtacgttttattttttcatctgtaGCTAGCATTATCTTCTCCAACAGGCTGAATGGAATGCAAGTCAATAAATTAAACTTGCACTTTAAAAATAGTACAGTTTTGTTTGATCTGAGTGGAatcataatgttttaaaataagtcaatCTGGTGCCCACAAAGATTTTTGTTTGATTGAAATATGAAATGCAATGCTTGTCAGAGAAAAATGGGCAATGAGGTGGCATCCACAACTACTGGAGGCATGTAAATGGCAGACCCAGAGCTGGATCAGGGGTGCTAGAAGATTACTGGTTCGGGAGACCTCTGTATTGTTCTTGGAAGAAAGGGAACTCTTTCCTTAAATTACCAGTACATGCTAGAATAAATTGGAAGGAATGAACTAGAGTACAGGTGGCAGGTATTATATTTTTGGGAAAGCTTGTTGAAGAACATCAGATTATCCCATTTCAGATAGGCATTTAGTGTAGCACAGGGGTCTGAGTTGTAGGCTGCTGTGCTCAGACAGCTTTGGCCATGTGGTTTATTGTCATCAGGTTTTTCCAAAATCACAAACACTCCTTGAAGGCTTACACCATGATGGAATGACCACAGTTTATTAATATGCACATTTGCATTACCAAGTTCCTCTACTGTACATTACAATACACTATCTCTCAACTGACGTCTGGAAAACAACCCATCAGTGTTTGCTGTGCCTCTGGGTTAATTACTCCTTCACACTCTTTCAGGGGCAAATTTCCAGACACAATTCAGTCCCTTAAATATAAAAATCTACAGTGATTCAGTAAATGTGGAACTCTcttcccttttaaaaatgttgtcaaatCAGAGTCAGTGACTGGCTGATTCAAAAGaacttttttggttttattttggtgTCAATAAGTATATTTATTGATTAGATATACCTGTAATTTATTATGGGCTTGAAAACATGTAGTAAATATAAGGATAAAGGACACCGTTGCATACTGAACAATGTTAGAAAGTAAACACGTCAAAACAGCAAGGCTCACCTTATCATAGTAGTAACGGAGCGCCCTGCTAAGTTTGTCGTAGTTCATGTTGGTCTTGTTTTTGCGAAGTCCCCACAGTTTGGCCACCTCCTCTGCCTTTAAAAGCTTGAACTCCCCGTCGTTGGATGTCCAGCAGATGAGGTGCTCGTGTTTCTGGTCCAAAAGCAACTGAAGCAAGAACTGCCACAGTGTGATAGCACTCTCCATAACTGCAGGGCAAAGGGACAGACCACCATTAAAATGTGATTTGGACAGCTGGAGTTACTTTGAACAACCTATGGTGAATCAGAAATAGCAATCCAAACTTTctacatttaattaatattttttatgtcTTACAGCTTCTTAGAAATGCAAGAATCAATGAACTTACTGGTCTTCCTGTCTTAATTACCTTGTTTATTTATGATGGAGAAGGGTGCTTTATAAGAAGGTTAAATTAGAGAAGAGTATTGCTGAGGAATGGGGTCATATTTGTGCAAGAAGTATGTTTGGGGTCATGAGTTCAATGCCACAGTAAGTGAACCTGGCCAATGGTGGGCTTTGTATTCAGAGGGTTAAGAGTATACCTTTAACATATGCAGGTTTCATAGttagtctgttttaatgatatcTAGATAAATTAAGAATGAAATTTTGGTTTCTGCATTATATATGCTGTAACAGTTTACTTAGCTCTTTGCTTGTAATGGTCACACTttctatataaaatgtacattgcCACCGTACAGCTGCTTGTTATACTTTAAGACCCGATTGACCTTTGTCTTTTTAATGACAGAGACGTGGCTGGGGTTTCACTTTCCATAACATGGCACTAAAGTGGTCAGTCAGAAGCCAAGGCATCTCTTTGTGATTAAAACCAGGCCAAGTGTGCTATCCACTGAGGCTAAGATCTGAAACTTGTTGGCTTTGAACTCTCAGTTTTGATGCATACAGAGAACCTTCTGATTTCAAACAGGTATTGTTAAAAGCTCATTTATATACAGCTGCCTTTAAATTGTGAAGCCAGGAACTTAACCACAGCCAAGTGACTTCAATTGTCAAAGAACCAAGAGCCAAGAGGTCCTGAGTTTAAATCACACCCTTGCATATGTCCTACCAGCAGCAAGTTGGGTAATCCTTAGTCAATTGTTTTTAACGTAAAATAagtaaaggtctccacacactggACACAATGTGACAAGCGAGAATGTCATGACAACTGcaccatgacaaaaaaaacaaaacattgtttttttattttattttttataaatgtagtcgttgccaattatttttttgttattttcttcaaatttgaaatgcccaattattatttaggctcagttcaccgctaccacccctgcgctgactcgggagcggcgaagatgaacacacgctgtcctctgaaacgtgtgccgtcagcagaCCGCTTCTTTAcgcactgcggattcaccatgcagccacccaggagctacagcgtgggaggacaacgcagctcccggacAGCTAAAAGGCAAGCCCGCAgccacccggccagactacaggggtcgctggtgcacggtgagccgaggagaccctggccgacctaacccaaGCACTATATCAACATGTATAAGGGTTTATAAAAGTGCCTGCCGCTCACTGCACATCAGGGAGTGCCTGGtgaaattaaaatggaatgaTGTTGATTTTTCCACACAGAGCGAATTAAAACATTTCCTGTCAAAGCATCCTCAGAGTTTTGCATCTGCGTTGTAAACTATAAAACTGTCTAAATCAGGACTTCCTCCAATTCTAATTTAAAGGCGTCTTCCTGGGAAAGCAGATCCCAAACAAAAAGGTAGGAATTCCTGCCACGGGAGCCATCGCAGGAAATgttaagaaaaggttttttttctaaAGGGAAGATTTTCTTTCCGTGTCTGTGCCAttaaaaaactcaaaacaaactAAGCTTAATGTTCTTTCTAATCGGATACAACATGATAAAAAATGAGTCTCCAGAGTGCATTTTACTTGAAGCATgaaaattggctttttttttttttttttaaagcgtggCACACTATCATCTTGTGCAACTGTAAAGAACAGGTTTTTCTGGGGGCGTggttctactgtatttttcagtttCTGAAGGGGAAAGGGGCCTGGAACCTTAACATTTTCTAAGAGTTGTGTTGACAATCCCGAACTTAAGATGAAGATGGTTTTGTGGAAGTTAACAACTATGTGTGATCCATCAACTATTCTTTCATAACTAGTTGTTCTACATAAACATGTTGATGCATGGTGACGACTAACAGGTATGTAGGCGTGCTAATGAACTCTGGAGTTTGTTTACCACAGAGCTAACATGTTTTTGTCATGATGctggcaatttatttttatgtctacACTTTCCTTTTGAAGCTACTTGTCCCTCTCATAAAAATTATGACTCATCCTTTAACGCAATTATCCCTTTCAATGACCAGGATGcagctacagtattttatttatttattttttttgctttgggcTTTTTAAGTGCTCTCCACATTTCTGTGCACAATGCATCATATGATTACTTTGCACAGTAGATCCAAAACAAACATCTTATCAAATGGCTGGCTGCTGGCAAAAATGGTACAATAAAGTGTGTTTCCAAAGATGCAACTTTACTTGGtagttattttacaataaacaacatctgtatgcaaaacatattttacaaactgATATGCAATATGAGGCAAATACTCTATTATTCCCCTATTCAGGTTCTATTTCCCTGCCACTTACACTGTGTCTAATTATGAACTCTTAATAGTTTTGATGAAACAGAGCTTTCCTTAACATTAAGGTATATAAATGTTAGTCCATGGTGACCTTATGAATTCTGATTAGTTTCAGTAGCTCATGATGACATTTTCATGTACTGGCACCTGATAGCCCAAGCTATTGAAATCATGGTGACCTGCTTTTCTGATGGTACTGACACCTGTAATGTATTTTTCATGGCAGATGAAACATGCACATTGCTGCTGTTATGTGTTgtcatctattttattttttttttttattaatcttcattttgttttttaaggtaaTTACAACAACAGCGTTGGCATTACTGTTactcactgtttatttttcagaccTTTATTTACTATAAACATTCTTTACCATTTGTCATTAGTAATCTTACAACAACTGGTTTCTCCAAAGCCTATTAATAGTTGGTTAAGGTGGCTGCAGTATTCTGACtgcataaaaaatgtacaaaaatctgACAGACTTCTAGTGAACATGAATGACAGGatttaactaaaaacaatttAGGACAACACAGGTACCTAGGGCCTCTGCAAAGATGCACAAGGCGGGCATTTAGGCAAGCTGTCTATGAATAAAGATGTGACTTGTTTCCTTTTCAATTGGTTTAAAGCCTCTCGGGGCTGCACAAAACCCTCCTGTGTTGAAGAACGGAAACTCCTAATGAGATTAGTTGGTGTGTGCAGACATGACTAAATCTACTCTCTTCCTGTACGATGCCAGTGGAAACTCCAAAGTGCCTCAGCCTCCACTTCTCTGCAGCATCACCCTACCTCTCCGAAAACAAACTACCCCTTGGAAAACAATAACCACCCCACATGCATTTTTTGCTCCTCCTGATAATTATCATTTCACAAAAGGACGCGCGCTAACAAATTCAGACAAAACTTGCAAATCTGTTAAAACCCGGACACGGGGAAACTCATGCCCCTCTTTGTTTGCTCCAGTGACTCATTTTCAAGATGCTGTCTGCTGCCAGTTTTAAACCGGAAGCGCATGGCAATTAGTCTTGCTGTTTCCAGACAAACCAGAAACTCTACTCGCGTCTTTAAAGGGGTACCGCCTTATTTCGTTaataattaatacagtattttttttagaacaacaTTATtggtaaataacaataaatggaCTTGACTGTTACAGATATAACataccctttatatatatatatatatatatatatatatatatatatatatatatatatatatatatatataaaaacagtattaaactaaaaaaaaagttatcaataCACACGACAATAACTTTACTATTGTGGTTATAAAATGTCTCTACATTAAGGAATCTGATTAGCAGCACTTCAGCATCGCAAAGATAGAAGTTAAAATACACTTGTTGCTAATTTTAATAAATCTCCAATGGTACAAACTGGACCAAACTCAACAACATACACCCCTCCCCCGTTGGTTTCAATACAGTTGACTTAAATACTTGTTaccagaatacaaaataatgactGCTGAGTTCTGCTTTTCCAGACAACGTACATACCATATCCCACATCATCATCTGTAAAGTCAGCAGTCAGTACTGTCTGTATATACAGCATTTCCCGtgaaacattctttttttgtgGCTTGTACatgttccgtttttttttttttttttttttatttttaagtttaaagttGAATAATACTAGAATGTTACttacaacacattctgaaaaatTGAAACTTcccataagaaaataaaacatgcttaaaCATACCCAGACCTGTGATGTATGTCTCTTcgataacacttttaaaaagaaaattgtaatatcCCCTTGTTCTCCATTCTTACTGTCGTCTGAACTGTTCTGTTTCTCTGTAATGAGATCCTGATTTCGCAGGAAGTTGGAGCAGTCAGACAGAGAGCCGGCTCACTTCCTTTCCTGCATTATTCCCCAGGCGGTTTGCAGTCTGTGTAAACAGCCTTTTTCTCCCCTCTTCTCTGCCCAATGATGTCCAGCATCGCTCTAGTATTATAACACACATagtaatattgtaacactagCTACACACGGCTCCAAATGACGTCACCATCTTCCTGTTCTGTACCGCTGGGAGGAGCTCCTGTTCTTCCACTCGGCTCGAGCAAACTTCGGGGTTTTAAAGTGCAAGCAGATTAGTTGCATCAACAGCCAGCATGACCTGGTGCCACGCACCATTCTGTCCGAATTAAAGTTGTGAAAATATAAAGCAGAAATGCCCTAACTGGACTGAATACGCCTAGTTAAATTTTATAACTTGGTCTCCTGTCTTTGCCTGTAGGAATGTTCTACTGCACAGGACCTGGCAGACACAGCGGACAGGCGCTCAGTCTCAGCATATTGCACTGGGTTTAACTGCAGGCATGATGGCTCAACTGTTTACAAGCTAGTTCCAGAGGTACAGTTAAGTACTGTTATTTATGACAGATGCAGCAAGTGTTGAGCTAGGAACAGTATTATTTCCATGTCAGTAGTTTAATTGCGTCCATTAAATTGCATCCTGACGTTGATCTGAGCAAAGCAATAGAGAAGGCCTGCTGCTGTTACCGTCATCAGCAAGTCATTCTGGTTATCAACGCTATTACTACAACAAACATGCTTCTGGGCTTAGCACCTAGGAACTGTTTAGTAATCATGCACTGGATGGACAGTTTATTCTGTATAATTTACCATTATCTGTGGGTAAGTGTTCAGAGTCAGTCATTCCATTGACTGTGAGGTGGTCCTGTATCCTGCATAAAAACATTCTGTACCTTATACAAAAAAAGTAGCCAGCATTCTATTTGATAATAAGAAATTATGGGTAGTGGTCTTATTTCACAGTAACTCTGGGTATTAGCAGGTAGTAATGACAACAAACCTTaccaaatgttatttaaaatggaatGATATACTGGGTCTTTACTATAGCAAAGTATGAAGAACCATCGGAAGAACAGTGctaacagttatttttttgtatttatttatcaatgaTCCATCTAATGCATACCACTGGGCCATATCCGTACCAGTGCATTATCATAGCAGGACCACAGTCTGACCATTGTTGGTAATGCTGTGGTTTGCTAATGGGCCAGCCTGGCTTTCTTCAGGGTACTACTCTGATATCATAATTAATAACCAAGGGTTACCTTCCTGCAAGCGAGTGCAGGCAAC
This window of the Polyodon spathula isolate WHYD16114869_AA chromosome 7, ASM1765450v1, whole genome shotgun sequence genome carries:
- the LOC121318280 gene encoding ETS domain-containing protein Elk-3-like produces the protein MESAITLWQFLLQLLLDQKHEHLICWTSNDGEFKLLKAEEVAKLWGLRKNKTNMNYDKLSRALRYYYDKNIIKKVIGQKFVYKFVSFPEILKMDPHTVELGRESMLLQDSDSLSLETKEQQTLSALRNTDRNDYIHSGLYSSFTINSLQNQAEVFKSIKMEKQDRKSDDKLQGDETRTVIRFVTNKPEKHVTLPVVSMPSSPSVSAEAVASAAFLTSSASAKASPTLMSAQATNFSPSPSPSSSFLSGNRSPNPEADDLELSSQPLNLSASHKARSPQLFEKRNSNGLLPKAKKPKGLEISASSLLFSGTDIGSIALNSPALPSGSLTPAFFTAQTPTGLLLTPNPLLSSIHFWSSLSPVAPLSPARLQGTSSLFQFPSLLNGHLPMTVPAMDGSSSPMLLSSNDHKS